Proteins encoded together in one Mercenaria mercenaria strain notata chromosome 18, MADL_Memer_1, whole genome shotgun sequence window:
- the LOC123539513 gene encoding uncharacterized protein LOC123539513 encodes MPPMNHTRMYRKVLWFFNIKRGNHIFRNTPVTKTLIAQILLIFFISVSLSVIFTENPPVVAFTNDYIALLCGTEKFGTASNETVIGIRPEQDTEADGVESQLLNVARKIHLNSRTVLFTVINEAYLPFAYSWLCNTKPMNIHKSVLIVTTDKQAKAKLNSDWPEINIISMDIDNLRGNQSYSQVGYIKITVKRTEMIQFLLMANIDVFVFEVDCLWLANPLPGISFNQQDDIIVNPVAGTNNEIFASGFIWLRSTCRAKIIWQKVTDLMVALGEKVKHLPETTVLETYEDENEQKYLAKLIREGYADVTLKILPLEMYADGQWYKFTEVERLKLHPIVINNNWIIGNDAKIERAKLWNHWFVRTDLTCDMDLVYKTLY; translated from the exons ATGCCGCCAATGAATCATACCAGAATGTACCGGAAAGTATTGTGGTTTTTTAACATCAAGAGAGGCAATCACATATTTAGAAATACACCTGTGACGAAAACGTTGATTGCCCAGATTCTTTTAATCTTTTTCATATCTGTTTCATTAAGTGTCATATTTACAGAAAACCCGCCTGTGGTGgcttttacaaatgattatatcgCTTTATTATGCGGTACTGAGAAATTTGGCACTGCCTCTAATGAAACAGTTATAGGAATAAGACCGGAACAAGACACCGAAGCTGATGGTGTTGAAAGTCAGTTGCTAAATGTTGCAAGAAAGATCCATCTGAATAGTCGTACTGTCCTTTTTACTGTAATAAATGAAGCTTACCTACCGTTTGCTTATAGCTGGTTATGCAATACCAAGCCGATGAATATTCATAAGTCCGTGTTAATTGTAACAACAGATAAACAAGCAAAAGCAAAATTAAACAGTGATTGGCCAGAGATTAATATCATATCAATGGATATAGACAATCTGAGAGGAAATCAATCTTATAGTCAGGTAGGATATATCAAAATAACTGTCAAACGAACTGAAATGATACAATTTTTACTAATGGCTAACATAGATGTATTTGTATTCGAGGTAGACTGTTTATGGTTAGCCAACCCCCTCCCAGGAATATCGTTTAACCAACAGGATGATATCATTGTGAATCCAGTGGCCGGcacaaataatgaaatatttgcgAGCGGCTTTATTTGGCTTCGTAGCACGTGTAGGGCAAAAATAATATGGCAGAAAGTGACAGATTTGATGGTTGCCTTGGGAGAGAAAGTTAAACACCTACCAGAAACGACAGTTTTAGAAACTTACGAAGACGAAAATGAGCAAAAATATTTGGCTAAATTAATCCGAGAAGG GTATGCAGATGTTACTCTTAAAATCTTACCACTAGAAATGTATGCAGATGGACAATGGTACAAGTTTACTGAAGTAGAACGCTTGAAATTACATCCCATTGTGATAAATAACAACTGGATAATTG